One genomic segment of Archangium lipolyticum includes these proteins:
- a CDS encoding aminoglycoside adenylyltransferase domain-containing protein, with protein sequence MSYTQEPEVHVASEVARYAGEVASRLRALLGDELLGAYLIGSGSLGGYEPGRSDIDIIAICAHRQEVRVKQAIAEALDHRVLACPARGLEFVLYPRDAVSTPSRSPRFEMNFNTGAGMSYRLSFDPGEDAAHWFVIDLDIARGHAVPLVGPPASELLAAAPRAWVLEAVRDSLTWHAREEPVSPNNVLNACRAWRYAEEGRWGTKAAGATWARARLEDPSLIDAAIAKRNGQPGPGLEPEAVRALVQRVLDAVERASR encoded by the coding sequence GTGAGTTACACACAGGAACCCGAGGTGCACGTTGCTTCCGAGGTCGCGCGCTACGCGGGGGAAGTCGCGAGCCGCCTTCGCGCGCTGCTCGGGGACGAGCTGCTGGGCGCATACCTCATCGGCTCGGGAAGCCTGGGGGGTTATGAGCCGGGGCGGAGCGACATCGACATCATCGCCATCTGCGCCCACCGGCAGGAGGTCCGCGTCAAACAGGCGATCGCGGAGGCCCTCGATCACCGGGTGCTCGCCTGTCCGGCGAGGGGATTGGAGTTCGTCCTCTATCCACGGGACGCGGTGAGCACGCCCTCCCGTTCCCCGAGGTTCGAGATGAACTTCAACACGGGGGCGGGGATGAGCTACCGGCTCAGCTTCGATCCTGGGGAGGATGCGGCCCATTGGTTTGTCATTGATCTCGACATCGCGCGTGGGCATGCGGTGCCGCTGGTGGGGCCGCCCGCGAGCGAGCTGCTGGCCGCTGCTCCACGGGCCTGGGTGTTGGAAGCCGTGAGGGACTCACTCACGTGGCACGCGAGGGAGGAGCCGGTGAGCCCGAACAACGTGCTCAACGCGTGCCGGGCCTGGCGCTACGCGGAGGAGGGGAGATGGGGCACCAAGGCGGCCGGCGCCACGTGGGCTCGCGCGCGGCTCGAGGACCCCTCGCTCATCGATGCCGCGATTGCGAAGCGGAACGGCCAACCGGGCCCCGGCTTGGAGCCGGAAGCGGTGCGTGCCCTGGTCCAGCGGGTGCTGGACGCCGTCGAGCGTGCTTCCCGGTAG
- a CDS encoding RICIN domain-containing protein, whose protein sequence is MGLALTLSLALGCSGTGELPVYEGELRMFSVDHADGTHRMGYGLRTADGRSFELSFDGEHALNPGDHVIVRGEPAPDMSTSEHPGQVGERLVVESIEVVAPAPDLTTSRDALVSGTPRTVRVAILPLVFPGTTARIDTATARQRLDTVSAYYKELSYGAWTVQGDALAPLSMAKPANCNLDTISNAARAAASAQGRNLSVYTHVGFVIPNNPGFTDCACGLAWVGRPPAAGNSFGDASLYTCTDPNAFAHEMGHGFGLGHASTARCGSGVAYRSSPYTSCSPDEYGNRFNTMGGGLGHMNAFQKSAMLWLDKCNNVRVSRDATYDLVPIQSASNGIQSLQIPTGDTVDGRPLYFWVEYRNPALASFNAGPDGAPEVNPGVHIDVAQDFRSSSGNRNPLLLDLAPNYPNTHRDPRLTAGRTFQDPNGRVSISVLSQASDKATVRVTFPGGGTGTNTCSDGTLPGGGTAPGPQPGSVVRLVAQHSGKCLDVPSSSTSDGTPLQQWGCNGTNAQAFRLQAASGGAFNLVNVNSGKCVDVSNSNTADGATIQQWGCNGTNAQAFTLKANGGGYTVVNVNSGKCVDVPNSSLSDGTKVLQYTCNGGGNQTWALQ, encoded by the coding sequence ATGGGGTTGGCGCTGACGTTGAGCCTGGCCCTGGGGTGCTCCGGCACCGGGGAGCTTCCGGTCTACGAGGGAGAGCTGCGCATGTTCTCCGTGGACCACGCGGATGGCACGCACCGCATGGGCTACGGCCTGCGGACCGCGGACGGCCGGAGCTTCGAGTTGTCGTTCGACGGCGAGCACGCGCTCAACCCGGGAGACCATGTGATCGTCCGGGGAGAGCCCGCCCCGGACATGAGCACCAGCGAGCATCCGGGACAGGTGGGTGAGCGGCTCGTGGTCGAGTCCATCGAGGTGGTCGCTCCCGCGCCGGACCTCACGACGTCACGGGACGCCCTGGTCAGCGGCACGCCGCGGACCGTGCGCGTGGCCATCCTCCCCCTGGTCTTCCCGGGCACCACGGCGCGCATCGATACGGCCACGGCCCGCCAGCGGCTGGACACCGTCAGCGCGTACTACAAGGAGCTCTCCTACGGCGCCTGGACGGTGCAGGGTGATGCGCTAGCGCCGCTGAGCATGGCAAAGCCAGCCAACTGCAACCTGGACACCATCAGCAACGCCGCGCGTGCGGCGGCGAGCGCCCAGGGGCGCAACCTGAGCGTCTACACGCACGTGGGCTTCGTCATCCCCAACAACCCGGGCTTCACCGACTGTGCCTGCGGCCTGGCGTGGGTGGGCCGGCCGCCAGCGGCGGGCAACTCGTTCGGCGACGCGAGCCTCTACACCTGCACGGACCCGAACGCCTTCGCGCATGAGATGGGCCACGGCTTCGGTCTGGGGCACGCGTCCACGGCCCGCTGTGGCTCCGGGGTCGCGTACCGCTCCAGTCCCTACACGAGCTGCAGTCCGGACGAGTACGGCAACCGCTTCAACACCATGGGCGGCGGGCTGGGCCACATGAACGCCTTCCAGAAGTCCGCCATGCTGTGGCTGGACAAGTGCAACAACGTGCGCGTCTCGCGCGATGCGACGTATGACCTGGTGCCCATCCAGAGCGCGTCCAACGGCATCCAGTCCCTGCAGATCCCCACGGGGGACACGGTGGACGGCCGGCCGCTCTACTTCTGGGTGGAGTACCGCAACCCCGCGCTCGCCTCGTTCAACGCGGGTCCGGATGGCGCCCCCGAGGTCAACCCGGGCGTGCACATCGACGTCGCGCAGGACTTCCGCTCGAGCAGCGGCAACCGCAACCCGCTCCTGTTGGACCTGGCCCCCAACTACCCCAACACCCACCGCGATCCGCGTCTCACCGCGGGCCGCACCTTCCAGGATCCCAACGGCCGCGTGAGCATCTCCGTGCTCTCGCAGGCGAGCGACAAGGCCACCGTCCGCGTCACGTTCCCCGGTGGCGGCACGGGCACCAACACGTGCAGTGATGGCACGCTCCCGGGTGGCGGCACGGCTCCCGGGCCCCAGCCGGGCTCCGTGGTGCGCCTCGTCGCGCAGCACAGCGGCAAGTGCCTGGACGTGCCCAGCTCGAGCACCTCGGACGGCACGCCCCTCCAGCAGTGGGGCTGCAATGGAACGAACGCCCAGGCCTTCCGCCTCCAGGCGGCGAGCGGTGGCGCCTTCAACCTGGTGAACGTCAACAGCGGCAAGTGCGTCGACGTCTCCAACTCCAACACCGCGGATGGCGCCACCATCCAGCAGTGGGGCTGCAATGGGACGAACGCCCAGGCCTTCACCCTGAAGGCCAATGGCGGCGGCTACACCGTGGTGAACGTCAACAGCGGCAAGTGCGTCGACGTGCCGAACTCCTCGCTCAGCGACGGCACGAAGGTGCTGCAGTACACCTGCAACGGCGGCGGCAACCAGACCTGGGCCCTCCAGTAA
- a CDS encoding patatin-like phospholipase family protein: MAMMSGLKTGLVLGGGAARGAYEAGVLSYLREELEPELGRELKLDILAGTSVGAIHACYLAATSDRPRLQGQGMRAHWTGMKVEEVLRVGVGDIFRVLREALGKPAPHPRDLQYGGLVDPRGLRAIVSRGIPWLGIGRNLRKGHLDALAVSTTHVGSGRATVFVQRHGGGIPSWGNDPSYQAQAARICPSHALASAAIPVVFPAVRIQNELHVDGGLRLNVPLSPALRLGAQRVVVVSLRHEALRARKPEGVEGITEQEREQAFATAPFLMGKMLNTLMMDRTDQDLGRMRRLNAILEAGTVAYGPGFAQTLGAVLEPHRSQPLRYVRELLVRPSKDIGALAAEYVRTPEFRRRSSGLAHKAILRLVDREASHEADLASYLLFDGGFADILIELGRQDARALRAEWLRFWSDEPQCVSEMATVKPPAASAA, from the coding sequence ATGGCCATGATGTCCGGGCTGAAGACGGGTCTTGTGTTGGGGGGAGGCGCCGCACGAGGTGCGTATGAGGCCGGGGTTCTGTCCTATCTCCGCGAGGAGTTGGAGCCGGAACTCGGCCGGGAGCTGAAGCTGGACATCCTCGCGGGCACGTCGGTGGGTGCCATCCACGCCTGCTACCTCGCGGCGACGAGCGATCGGCCCCGCCTGCAGGGGCAGGGGATGCGGGCCCACTGGACGGGGATGAAGGTGGAGGAAGTGCTCCGGGTGGGAGTGGGGGACATCTTCCGCGTCCTGCGCGAGGCGCTCGGCAAGCCGGCGCCCCATCCGCGCGACCTCCAGTATGGCGGGCTGGTGGATCCGCGCGGGCTGCGGGCGATCGTGAGCCGGGGCATTCCCTGGCTGGGCATTGGCCGCAACCTGCGCAAGGGCCACCTGGATGCGCTCGCGGTGAGCACCACGCACGTGGGCAGCGGGCGGGCCACGGTGTTCGTGCAGCGGCACGGCGGCGGAATCCCCTCCTGGGGGAATGATCCCTCCTATCAGGCGCAAGCCGCGCGCATCTGCCCCAGCCATGCGCTGGCCTCGGCGGCCATTCCGGTGGTCTTCCCGGCGGTGCGCATCCAGAACGAGCTGCACGTGGACGGAGGGCTCCGGCTCAACGTCCCGCTCAGTCCCGCGCTGAGGTTGGGAGCGCAGCGCGTGGTGGTCGTCTCGCTGCGGCACGAGGCGCTCCGCGCCCGGAAGCCGGAGGGCGTGGAGGGCATCACGGAGCAGGAGCGCGAGCAGGCGTTCGCGACCGCGCCCTTCCTGATGGGCAAGATGCTCAACACGCTGATGATGGACCGCACGGATCAGGACCTCGGGAGGATGCGGCGGCTCAACGCCATCCTCGAGGCGGGGACGGTGGCGTACGGGCCGGGCTTCGCGCAGACGCTCGGCGCGGTGTTGGAGCCCCACCGCAGCCAGCCCCTGCGCTACGTGCGGGAGCTGCTGGTGAGGCCCTCGAAGGACATTGGCGCGCTGGCGGCCGAGTACGTCCGCACGCCCGAGTTCCGCCGCCGCAGCTCGGGCCTGGCGCACAAGGCCATCCTGCGGCTGGTGGACCGGGAGGCCTCGCACGAGGCGGACCTGGCGTCGTACCTGCTCTTCGATGGAGGCTTCGCGGACATCCTCATCGAGCTGGGCCGGCAGGACGCCCGCGCGCTGCGCGCCGAGTGGCTGCGCTTTTGGTCGGACGAGCCGCAGTGCGTGTCGGAGATGGCCACCGTGAAGCCTCCCGCGGCGAGCGCCGCCTGA
- a CDS encoding POT family MFS transporter, giving the protein MESTPTPASRERYPPQIKYIIGNEACERFSFYGMRNILTIFLVQYLLVQHVPDEAARQVEAKAVFHDFVSLVYLFPLLGGWLADRFFGKYRTVLWLSLLYCVGHLLLALFDDHRQGFYAGLFLIALGSGGIKPCVSAFVGDQFTEQNKGLVKGVFALFYWIINFGSFFASLFIPLTLNKLGPAVAFGIPGVLMFIATVIFWLGRGYYTNVPPTGHNPHSFVRVVRDALFPQQKVPGAKSWLEHASSAGHPPEAIEGAKAVFRVMGIFAMIPVFWALFDQKASTWVLQARTMDLTVGSIEIAPSQLQALNPLMVMLLIPLNSFVLFPFLERRGIQITPLRRMGAGMFITSGAYVLVALIQLTLDGGNKISVLWQAAPYLVLTLGEVLVSATGLEFAYSQAPREMKGTLMSLWNITVTIGNQLVSLVARLNVFSGMAATLFFYSGLVFAAAIVFAFIASRYQVRDYFMPGTAAPVPDRTVPSSNPVGGERKAL; this is encoded by the coding sequence ATGGAAAGCACACCCACCCCGGCTTCGCGCGAACGGTACCCGCCGCAGATCAAGTACATCATCGGCAACGAGGCCTGTGAGCGCTTCAGCTTCTACGGGATGAGGAACATCCTCACGATCTTCCTCGTCCAGTACCTGCTGGTACAGCACGTGCCGGACGAGGCCGCGCGGCAGGTCGAGGCCAAGGCCGTCTTCCACGACTTCGTCTCGCTCGTCTACCTGTTCCCCCTGCTCGGCGGATGGCTGGCGGACCGCTTCTTCGGCAAGTACCGCACCGTCCTCTGGCTGTCGTTGCTCTACTGCGTGGGCCACCTGCTGCTCGCCCTCTTCGACGATCACCGCCAGGGCTTCTACGCCGGCCTCTTCCTCATCGCCCTGGGCTCCGGCGGCATCAAGCCGTGCGTCTCCGCCTTCGTCGGCGACCAGTTCACCGAGCAGAACAAGGGCCTGGTCAAGGGCGTGTTCGCGCTCTTCTACTGGATCATCAACTTCGGCTCGTTCTTCGCCTCGCTGTTCATCCCCCTCACCTTGAACAAGCTCGGGCCCGCCGTGGCCTTTGGCATCCCCGGTGTGCTGATGTTCATCGCCACCGTCATCTTCTGGTTGGGCCGGGGCTACTACACGAACGTGCCCCCCACGGGCCACAATCCCCACTCCTTCGTCCGGGTGGTGCGCGATGCCCTCTTCCCCCAGCAGAAGGTGCCCGGCGCGAAGTCCTGGCTGGAGCATGCCTCCTCCGCCGGCCACCCCCCCGAGGCCATCGAGGGCGCCAAGGCCGTGTTCCGCGTCATGGGCATCTTCGCGATGATCCCCGTCTTCTGGGCCCTCTTCGACCAGAAGGCCTCCACCTGGGTCCTCCAGGCCCGGACCATGGACCTGACGGTGGGCAGCATCGAGATCGCCCCCTCGCAGCTCCAGGCGCTCAACCCGCTCATGGTCATGCTGCTCATCCCGCTCAACTCCTTCGTCCTCTTCCCCTTCCTCGAGCGGCGCGGCATCCAGATCACCCCCCTGCGCCGCATGGGCGCCGGCATGTTCATCACCTCCGGCGCCTACGTGCTCGTCGCCCTCATCCAGCTCACCCTCGATGGCGGGAACAAGATCTCCGTCCTCTGGCAGGCCGCCCCCTACCTCGTGCTCACCCTCGGCGAGGTGCTCGTGTCCGCCACCGGCCTCGAGTTCGCCTACAGCCAGGCCCCTCGCGAGATGAAGGGCACCCTCATGAGCCTGTGGAACATCACCGTGACCATCGGCAACCAGCTCGTCTCCCTGGTCGCCCGGCTCAACGTCTTCTCGGGCATGGCCGCCACGCTCTTCTTCTACTCGGGCCTCGTCTTCGCCGCCGCCATCGTCTTCGCCTTCATCGCCTCGCGCTACCAGGTGCGTGATTACTTCATGCCCGGCACCGCCGCCCCCGTCCCCGACCGCACCGTGCCCTCCTCCAACCCCGTCGGCGGCGAGCGCAAGGCGCTGTAG
- a CDS encoding peptide MFS transporter, whose protein sequence is MAQSTASAPTETRGHPKGLYLLFTTEMWERMSYYGMRALLVLYMVSAAEKHGFGWTQAKALEVYGLYTGLVYLTPVAGGFLADRYLGQRLSVIIGGILMMLGQFVLAMPGTVEALFYTGLGLLVIGNGFFKPNISTMVGGLYAPGDARRDGAFTIFYMGINMGALLASAVCGTLGEKFGWTWGFASAGVGMALGVVIFLAFSNRLLGDVGKAPKRVERKAGAPAAPTVALTREEKDRIVVIFVLALFVVFFWAAFEQAGGLMNLYTDAKVDRSVFGWEVPTTWFQAVNPIFILLLGPIFAELWTGLGRRSKDPSIPAKMAMGLLLVSFGFVFMLGASKQSDASGKAALLWVVAAYFFHTAGELCLSPVGLSMVTKLAPAKYVSALMGVWFIANAVANYLAGLIGGYAEKMGEFDLFLAITIATAAAGGVLLAIAPMLKRMMHGADESKPAAQLAADGQSKPGIQAA, encoded by the coding sequence ATGGCCCAGAGCACTGCCTCTGCCCCGACCGAGACCCGAGGACACCCGAAGGGTCTCTACCTGCTATTCACCACCGAGATGTGGGAGCGCATGAGCTATTACGGCATGCGCGCCCTGCTCGTGCTGTACATGGTGAGCGCCGCCGAGAAGCACGGCTTTGGCTGGACCCAGGCCAAGGCGCTGGAGGTCTACGGCCTCTACACGGGCCTCGTGTACCTGACGCCGGTGGCGGGCGGTTTCCTCGCGGACCGCTACCTGGGACAGCGGCTGTCGGTGATCATCGGCGGCATCCTGATGATGCTGGGCCAGTTCGTGCTGGCGATGCCCGGGACGGTGGAGGCGCTCTTCTACACGGGCCTGGGCCTGCTGGTGATCGGCAACGGCTTCTTCAAGCCGAACATCTCCACGATGGTGGGCGGGCTGTACGCGCCCGGTGACGCGCGCCGCGACGGTGCCTTCACCATCTTCTACATGGGCATCAACATGGGCGCGCTGCTGGCCTCGGCGGTGTGCGGCACGCTGGGCGAGAAGTTCGGCTGGACGTGGGGCTTCGCCTCCGCGGGCGTGGGCATGGCGCTCGGCGTGGTCATCTTCCTCGCCTTCTCCAACCGCCTGCTGGGCGACGTGGGCAAGGCGCCCAAGAGGGTGGAGCGCAAGGCGGGTGCGCCCGCGGCGCCCACGGTGGCCCTGACCCGCGAGGAGAAGGACCGCATCGTGGTCATCTTCGTGCTGGCGCTCTTCGTGGTCTTCTTTTGGGCGGCCTTCGAGCAGGCCGGTGGTCTGATGAACCTCTACACGGACGCGAAGGTGGACCGGAGCGTGTTCGGCTGGGAGGTGCCCACCACCTGGTTCCAGGCCGTGAATCCCATCTTCATCCTCCTGCTGGGCCCCATCTTCGCGGAGCTGTGGACGGGGCTGGGCCGGCGGAGCAAGGACCCCTCCATCCCGGCGAAGATGGCGATGGGCCTGCTGCTGGTGTCGTTCGGCTTCGTGTTCATGCTGGGAGCGTCCAAGCAGAGCGATGCGTCGGGCAAGGCGGCGCTGCTGTGGGTGGTGGCGGCCTACTTCTTCCACACGGCGGGCGAGCTGTGCCTGTCGCCGGTGGGCCTCTCGATGGTGACGAAGCTGGCGCCGGCGAAGTACGTATCGGCGCTGATGGGTGTGTGGTTCATCGCGAACGCGGTGGCCAACTACCTGGCGGGCCTCATCGGCGGCTACGCGGAGAAGATGGGCGAGTTCGATCTGTTCCTCGCCATCACCATTGCCACGGCGGCGGCGGGCGGAGTGCTGTTGGCGATCGCGCCGATGCTGAAGCGGATGATGCACGGAGCGGACGAGTCGAAGCCGGCGGCGCAGTTGGCGGCGGACGGTCAGTCGAAGCCGGGCATCCAGGCGGCCTGA
- a CDS encoding YdeI/OmpD-associated family protein → MARVKKTAEGETPIVSFAKQGEWSAWLASNHASSRGVWLKIAKKASGVVSVNYQQALEVALAWGWIDGQRRSHDDTAYLQKFTPRGRRSIWSKINREKALALIAAGEMKPPGLAEVERAKQDGRWEAAYDSPSRASVPEDLAAAFAANPRAAAFFATLDSTNRYAVLFRLQTVKKAETRARRIALYVEMLARHEKLHP, encoded by the coding sequence GTGGCCCGGGTGAAGAAGACAGCCGAGGGGGAGACGCCGATCGTCTCCTTCGCGAAGCAGGGCGAGTGGTCGGCCTGGCTCGCGTCGAACCACGCGTCGTCGCGCGGCGTGTGGCTGAAGATCGCCAAGAAGGCCTCCGGCGTGGTGTCGGTCAACTACCAGCAGGCGCTCGAGGTGGCGCTCGCATGGGGGTGGATCGACGGCCAGCGGAGGAGCCATGACGACACGGCGTATCTCCAGAAGTTCACGCCGCGGGGTCGCAGGAGCATCTGGTCCAAGATCAACCGCGAGAAGGCGCTGGCGCTCATCGCGGCGGGCGAGATGAAGCCGCCGGGACTCGCCGAGGTCGAGCGCGCGAAGCAGGACGGACGCTGGGAGGCGGCCTACGACTCGCCGAGCCGTGCCAGCGTGCCCGAGGACCTGGCGGCCGCCTTCGCCGCGAATCCTCGCGCGGCCGCGTTCTTCGCCACGCTCGACTCGACGAACCGCTACGCCGTGCTGTTCCGGCTCCAGACCGTGAAGAAGGCCGAGACCCGGGCCAGGCGCATCGCGCTCTACGTCGAGATGCTCGCGCGGCACGAGAAGCTGCACCCCTGA
- a CDS encoding ATP-binding response regulator → MAANVGQEHNSLADNAPDVSVRTTCASLLLYFEHTYGVARLEDVWARHRPSLSLEYLRTTTNFISLRFLESLAELLVKESGDVHFMRKAGLFLASPEALGFAYYMLRAFGSVPVCYRKTIDLSPSFNRVGHFEILRLERGRMELQYRSRVPEINRNICELRMGQFSSFPTIWGLPPAEVHESQCQVQGAEGCRYHLRWMDPLPTWGRYTGLLAGVVGGVGASMLGLGPAGFTVAALGLAGVSLGNWWDLRREMRRKDEALNEQAKGMMGSLEELQQRYDEMFRINVALEDRVASRTRELTEANARLETALAKQKELDRLKSEFFDNVSHELRTPLTLILLTLDSLMQRGPGELSPVILQHLETMNRSASRLLRLINNLLDLAQMEAGKARLRYEPLEMHGFLSSLLVPFHVAAEKKGVRLKLEGAPVSAVLVDVPRVESVFQNLVSNALKFTNQGAVTVRLYEDDTWVHVEVGDTGVGISAQDMPVIFDRFAQADSNGTRRFGGTGIGLALVKETLELHAGGIEVTSELGKGSTFHARLPKGAAHVREDLREGKEGEQVARPTRRSDLTALLAPAAPVSASVMDALPDAPDAEASPDAPRVLVVEDEPEIRAFLRSVLRPYYRLLEATNGDEGLQMALKERPDLIVSDVMMPVMSGMQMLAALRDAPETVDTPIILLTARQEVDAKVEGLTMGANDYLGKPFSPREMLARIEAQLRLRDAAVRAAENERLAATGLLTSGFAHEVRNPLNGLMNALLPLRESLTSGNLDAGMALAMLDLIEECGQRIRGLAEGLLSFVRTGSKAVAVDLGASLDASVQALSWRLPPDMKVDRDYQCPEPVWGDPGSLNQVWVNLLDNAVRAIKPDGVVKVSTRREGNEAVVSIVDNGVGIKPEHMDRLFQPFFSTRDAGEGTGLGLALCQRIIMRQGGRIRIFSDYGKGTRVEVRMPLEANPDRILPPLLSNARPTQPHWNT, encoded by the coding sequence ATGGCAGCCAACGTGGGGCAGGAGCACAACTCACTCGCGGACAACGCGCCAGATGTGAGCGTACGGACGACGTGCGCCTCGCTGCTGCTCTACTTCGAACATACGTACGGCGTGGCGCGGCTGGAGGACGTCTGGGCCCGGCACCGGCCCAGCCTCTCGCTGGAGTACTTGCGCACGACCACCAACTTCATCTCCCTGCGCTTCCTCGAGTCGCTGGCCGAGCTGCTGGTGAAGGAGTCCGGGGACGTGCACTTCATGCGCAAGGCGGGGCTCTTCCTGGCCTCGCCGGAGGCGCTGGGGTTCGCCTATTACATGCTCCGGGCCTTCGGCTCGGTGCCGGTGTGCTACCGCAAGACGATCGATCTCTCGCCCAGCTTCAACCGGGTGGGCCACTTCGAGATCCTCCGTCTGGAGCGGGGCCGGATGGAGTTGCAGTACCGGAGCCGCGTGCCGGAGATCAACCGCAACATCTGCGAGCTGCGGATGGGGCAGTTCTCCTCGTTCCCCACCATCTGGGGACTGCCGCCGGCCGAGGTGCACGAGAGCCAGTGCCAGGTGCAGGGGGCGGAAGGGTGCCGCTACCACCTGCGGTGGATGGATCCGCTGCCGACGTGGGGCCGGTACACGGGCCTGTTGGCGGGAGTGGTGGGTGGGGTGGGGGCCAGCATGCTGGGGCTGGGGCCCGCGGGCTTCACGGTGGCGGCGCTGGGGCTGGCCGGCGTGTCGCTGGGCAACTGGTGGGATTTGCGGCGCGAGATGCGGCGCAAGGACGAGGCGCTCAACGAGCAGGCCAAGGGCATGATGGGGTCGCTCGAGGAGCTGCAGCAGCGCTACGACGAGATGTTCCGCATCAACGTGGCCCTGGAGGACCGGGTCGCGTCGCGCACGCGCGAGCTCACCGAGGCCAACGCCCGCCTGGAGACGGCGCTCGCCAAGCAGAAGGAGCTGGACCGGCTCAAGAGCGAGTTCTTCGACAACGTGAGCCACGAGCTGCGCACGCCCCTCACGCTCATCCTCCTCACGCTGGACTCGCTGATGCAGCGGGGCCCGGGGGAGCTGTCGCCCGTCATCCTGCAGCACCTGGAGACGATGAACCGCAGCGCCTCGCGGCTGTTGCGGCTCATCAACAACCTGCTGGACCTGGCGCAGATGGAGGCGGGCAAGGCGCGGCTGCGCTACGAGCCGCTGGAGATGCACGGCTTCCTGTCCTCGCTTTTGGTGCCCTTCCACGTGGCGGCGGAGAAGAAGGGCGTGCGGCTCAAGCTGGAGGGCGCTCCGGTGTCGGCCGTGCTGGTGGACGTGCCGCGCGTGGAGAGCGTCTTCCAGAACCTCGTCTCCAACGCCCTCAAGTTCACCAACCAGGGCGCGGTGACGGTGCGCCTGTACGAGGACGACACCTGGGTGCACGTGGAGGTGGGGGACACCGGCGTGGGCATCTCCGCGCAGGACATGCCGGTCATCTTCGACCGCTTCGCCCAGGCGGACTCCAATGGCACGCGGCGCTTCGGCGGCACGGGCATCGGCCTGGCGCTGGTGAAGGAGACGCTGGAACTGCACGCGGGCGGCATCGAGGTGACGAGCGAGCTGGGCAAGGGCTCCACCTTCCACGCCCGGCTGCCCAAGGGCGCCGCGCACGTGCGCGAGGATCTGCGCGAGGGCAAGGAGGGCGAGCAGGTGGCCCGGCCCACGCGCCGCTCGGATCTGACGGCGCTGCTGGCCCCGGCGGCTCCGGTGTCCGCGAGCGTGATGGATGCCCTGCCGGACGCCCCGGACGCCGAGGCCAGCCCGGACGCGCCCCGCGTCCTGGTGGTGGAGGACGAGCCGGAGATCCGCGCCTTCCTGCGCAGCGTGCTGCGGCCCTACTACCGTCTGCTGGAGGCCACCAACGGCGACGAGGGCCTGCAGATGGCCCTGAAGGAGCGGCCGGATCTGATCGTCTCGGACGTGATGATGCCCGTGATGTCCGGCATGCAGATGCTGGCGGCGCTGCGCGACGCGCCGGAGACGGTGGACACGCCCATCATCCTGCTCACCGCGCGCCAGGAGGTGGACGCCAAGGTGGAGGGCCTCACCATGGGGGCCAACGACTACCTGGGCAAGCCCTTCTCGCCGAGGGAGATGCTGGCGCGCATCGAGGCGCAGCTGCGCCTGCGCGACGCGGCGGTGCGCGCGGCGGAGAACGAGCGGCTGGCGGCCACGGGCCTGCTCACCTCGGGCTTCGCCCACGAGGTGCGCAACCCCCTCAACGGCCTGATGAACGCGCTGCTGCCGCTGCGCGAGAGCCTCACCAGCGGCAACCTGGACGCGGGCATGGCCCTGGCCATGTTGGACCTCATCGAGGAGTGCGGGCAGCGCATCCGCGGCCTGGCCGAGGGCCTGCTGTCCTTCGTGCGCACCGGCAGCAAGGCGGTGGCGGTGGACCTGGGCGCCTCGCTGGACGCCAGCGTCCAGGCGCTCTCGTGGCGGCTGCCGCCGGACATGAAGGTGGATCGCGACTACCAGTGCCCCGAGCCGGTGTGGGGAGATCCGGGCTCGCTCAACCAGGTCTGGGTGAACCTGCTGGACAACGCGGTGCGCGCCATCAAGCCGGACGGCGTCGTCAAGGTGTCCACGCGGCGGGAGGGCAATGAAGCGGTGGTGTCCATCGTGGACAACGGCGTGGGCATCAAGCCCGAGCACATGGACCGGCTCTTCCAGCCCTTCTTCTCCACCCGGGACGCGGGCGAGGGGACGGGCCTCGGGCTGGCGCTCTGCCAGCGCATCATCATGCGCCAGGGAGGCCGCATCCGGATCTTCAGCGACTACGGCAAGGGCACGCGTGTGGAGGTCCGGATGCCGCTGGAGGCGAACCCGGATCGCATCCTTCCGCCCCTGCTCTCCAACGCCAGGCCCACCCAGCCGCACTGGAACACCTAG